From Caretta caretta isolate rCarCar2 chromosome 14, rCarCar1.hap1, whole genome shotgun sequence, the proteins below share one genomic window:
- the LOC125621615 gene encoding uncharacterized protein LOC125621615, with protein MSESPYKCLDCGKKFLQSYNLLVHQRIHTGETPYKCPDCGKGFNRSANLMRHQRIHIGEKVHTSLNSGEKVSDKSQLTTHHRSHSEAKPYVCKDCGNSFIQSSDLIVHQRVHTGETPYKCPDCGKNFTRSSTLTRHQRTHRGEKTHKCLDCGKSFIQSSDLIVHQRSHTGETPYKCLDCGKNFTRRSNLTRHQRIHTGEKPHTCLECGKSFIQSSDLIVHQRIHKRGKKT; from the coding sequence ATGAGTGAGAGTCCCTATAAATGCCTTGACtgtgggaaaaaattccttcaaaGTTACAATCTTCTCGTGCACCAGCGAATCCATACAGGAGAAACGCCCTATAAATGCCCTGACTGCGGGAAAGGCTTCAATCGAAGTGCAAACCTTATGAGACACCAGAGAATCCATATAGGAGAAAAAGTGCATACCAGCCTCAACTCTGGGGAAAAAGTTAGTGATAAGTCACAACTTACTACACATCACAGAAGCCATTCAGAAGCGAAACCCTACGTATGCAAGGACTGTGGGAACAGTTTCATTCAGAGCTCAGATCTAATTGTGCATCAGAGAGTTCATACAGGAGAAACACCCTATAAATGCCCCGActgtgggaaaaacttcactcGAAGTTCAACGCTTACTagacatcagagaacccacaggggggaaaaaacccataaatgcctggactgtgggaaaagtttcattcaGAGCTCAGATCTAATCGTGCATCAGAGAAGCCATACAGGAGAAACACCCTATAAATGCCTCGActgtgggaaaaacttcactcGGAGGTCTAACCTTActagacatcagagaatccacacaggcgaAAAACCCCATACGTGCCTGGagtgtggaaaaagtttcattCAGAGTTCAGATCTTATtgtgcatcagagaatccacaagagagggaaaaaaacataa